One Planctomycetaceae bacterium DNA window includes the following coding sequences:
- a CDS encoding flagellar biosynthetic protein FliQ codes for MDTLEVVEIGRDLLITALWLAGPAVVVSLIVGLTVSLLQTVTSVQEQTLSFAPRIVAVLVVIVVALPWMLQQSSSFTLRMMERMIQVTQ; via the coding sequence ATGGACACTCTGGAGGTTGTGGAAATTGGCCGCGATCTGCTGATCACCGCGTTGTGGCTGGCCGGCCCGGCGGTGGTGGTGAGTCTGATTGTTGGCCTGACCGTCAGCCTGCTGCAGACCGTCACCAGCGTTCAGGAGCAGACGCTGTCGTTTGCTCCCCGCATTGTGGCGGTGCTGGTTGTGATTGTCGTGGCGCTGCCGTGGATGCTGCAGCAGTCATCTTCGTTCACGCTGCGAATGATGGAACGCATGATTCAGGTGACTCAATGA
- a CDS encoding flagellar biosynthetic protein FliR — MIESLVITTVLVLFRVAAFVAFLPPLTGKNLPNTVKIGLVVALTALLAPQYAGVAALQLQSVSEGAAAWLQIGFLAARETVLGAAMSWLFGLFLVPARIAGAYIAQEMGLTIGQLASPTDDQPTNVLSQGLEALGVLLFFALNIHHMMFFALGKSFVTRPLLQDWTMPSWEAVLYSVTRVEHQAFLMIAPIGILLFVTSLTLLVTMRTAPQFNFMSYGMTLRLIGGMVAIALFLPELISTMRHFLQQAGTENWI; from the coding sequence ATGATTGAATCCCTTGTCATCACGACGGTGCTGGTCCTGTTTCGGGTAGCGGCGTTTGTGGCGTTTCTGCCGCCGCTGACCGGGAAGAACCTTCCCAATACGGTGAAGATCGGCCTTGTGGTCGCGCTCACGGCGCTGCTGGCTCCCCAGTACGCGGGCGTCGCGGCGCTGCAGTTGCAGTCGGTGTCTGAAGGCGCCGCAGCGTGGCTGCAGATCGGATTCCTCGCCGCTCGGGAAACTGTGCTGGGAGCCGCGATGTCGTGGCTGTTCGGATTGTTTCTGGTCCCCGCGCGAATCGCGGGAGCCTACATCGCTCAGGAAATGGGACTGACCATCGGACAACTGGCTTCACCCACCGACGATCAGCCGACCAATGTGCTTTCGCAGGGACTGGAGGCTCTGGGCGTTCTGCTGTTCTTCGCGCTGAACATCCACCACATGATGTTTTTTGCACTCGGAAAGTCGTTTGTGACTCGACCGCTGCTGCAGGACTGGACGATGCCTTCCTGGGAAGCGGTGCTGTATTCGGTCACACGAGTCGAACATCAGGCGTTTCTGATGATCGCGCCGATTGGAATTCTGCTGTTTGTCACGTCGCTGACGTTGCTGGTCACAATGCGGACCGCTCCGCAGTTCAACTTCATGTCCTACGGAATGACTCTACGACTGATTGGCGGCATGGTGGCAATTGCCCTGTTTCTGCCGGAACTGATTTCCACGATGCGGCACTTCCTTCAACAGGCGGGTACGGAGAACTGGATTTGA
- a CDS encoding FliI/YscN family ATPase has protein sequence MTLRLNVEQMTRLAGDSAAFRTVGKLRSARGLLRASLPASVGETCSITLASGRRLTAEVVGFDENESQLMCFDSTQGLQPGLVVEALGRKRAVPVGFPLLGRVIDGIGRPMDGLGPVRCTRSRPETSSVPAAMERRRITEPLQTGQRVIDGLLTIGRGQRVGLFAGSGVGKSTLLGEIAKGAKSDVNVIALVGERGREVRPFIEDCLGPDGVQRSVVVVATSDQTPLMRIKSVLTAVTIAEDFRDQGADVLFFLDSLTRLAMAQRELGLLLGEPPGSRGYPPSVQSLLASVLERLGASHSGTITGLITVLVEGDDLDEPITDAARSILDGHVVLSRELASRGHFPAVDVLGSISRLFREVTSGEHQSHAGKVRNLMATYAKMEDLIQIGAYRQGTAPDVDRAIRLMPAVRRFLQQSVQEHSSWSETVSQLATLGKAWDT, from the coding sequence ATGACGCTCAGGTTGAACGTCGAGCAGATGACCCGGCTGGCCGGGGATTCCGCCGCTTTCCGGACCGTCGGGAAACTGCGTAGCGCTCGAGGGCTGCTGCGAGCGTCCCTGCCGGCATCGGTAGGCGAGACGTGCAGCATCACTCTGGCGTCCGGCAGGCGTCTGACGGCGGAAGTTGTCGGTTTCGACGAAAACGAATCACAGCTGATGTGCTTCGACAGCACTCAGGGACTGCAGCCGGGACTCGTCGTCGAGGCTCTGGGCCGCAAACGCGCGGTACCGGTCGGCTTTCCGCTGCTGGGGCGAGTCATCGACGGCATCGGTCGACCGATGGATGGCCTGGGGCCCGTTCGCTGCACGCGCAGCCGCCCCGAAACATCCAGCGTCCCGGCAGCCATGGAGCGCCGGCGCATCACGGAGCCGCTGCAGACGGGTCAGCGTGTAATCGACGGACTGCTGACGATCGGCCGCGGACAGCGAGTCGGTCTGTTCGCCGGCAGCGGCGTCGGCAAGAGCACACTGCTGGGAGAAATCGCCAAGGGTGCCAAATCCGACGTCAACGTCATCGCGCTGGTGGGTGAACGAGGTCGTGAAGTTCGACCGTTTATCGAAGATTGTCTGGGCCCGGACGGTGTGCAGCGCTCTGTCGTCGTCGTCGCGACTTCCGATCAAACGCCGTTGATGCGAATCAAGTCTGTTCTGACGGCAGTTACCATCGCCGAAGACTTTCGCGATCAGGGAGCGGACGTGCTGTTCTTTCTGGACAGCCTGACGCGACTGGCGATGGCTCAGCGCGAACTGGGACTGCTGCTGGGTGAACCTCCGGGAAGCCGTGGATACCCGCCGTCCGTGCAGTCGCTGCTGGCGTCGGTGCTGGAACGTCTCGGCGCCAGTCACAGCGGCACGATTACCGGACTGATTACCGTCCTGGTCGAGGGCGATGATCTGGACGAACCCATCACGGATGCGGCCAGGTCAATTCTGGACGGCCATGTCGTGCTCAGTCGGGAACTCGCCTCGCGCGGGCACTTTCCCGCCGTGGATGTTCTGGGAAGCATCAGCCGGCTGTTTCGCGAAGTCACGTCCGGAGAACACCAAAGCCATGCCGGAAAGGTCCGCAATCTGATGGCGACGTATGCAAAGATGGAAGACCTGATTCAGATCGGCGCCTACAGGCAGGGAACGGCGCCGGATGTCGACCGGGCCATCCGCCTGATGCCGGCAGTCAGGCGATTCCTGCAACAGTCCGTCCAGGAGCACTCAAGCTGGTCCGAAACGGTTTCCCAGTTGGCAACACTGGGCAAAGCCTGGGACACATAA